The window AAAAGTCAGATACTTATTAGTTCTAGATGCTTTAGATCAAGATTCTATTTTAGAAAATGCAAAAGCAAATTTTAAAATTTTTGAAAGTAAGAACAAAGAAAAAATAATAGATAATCAAATCTGTTTGCTTCATGAAATTTTAAACCAAAACGGAGGCATTTATAGTTTTGTTACTGAAAACTTCTTGAATGCATATATTCAATATCAAGATCCAAATTCTACATTTTTTAATGAAACGGATAAAACGCTATTTGAAAATTCCTTAGCCATTCAACAAGAAACTTTTGGAATACTAACTAAAAAAACAAAAAACGGAGAAATTGTAATAAGTCAGATTATTCCAGGAAGTGCTGCTTTTAAAAATGGTTCTTTTGAAGAAGATGACGTCATTAAATCATTAACTTCAAAAAACAATAATTTACAAATTCATTGTATAAAAAACGAAGACGTTATTTCCTTTTTAAATAACAAAGAAAACCAAACGGTTCGATTTAAAGTTAAGAAAAAAAATGCATCTATAGTAGAGATTGATTTAACCAAAACCATTTTAAAAGTAGAAGAAAACTCTATTACAGGTTATCTTGTTGGAGAAGCAAATACATTTGGTTATATAAAAATACCAAGTTTTTATACCAATTTAGAATCGTACAACAAAAGAGGACTAACAGCAGATTTCGCGAAGGAATTATATAAACTTCAAAAAGAAAATATACAAGGACTTATCATCGATTTAAGGTTTAATGGCGGAGGCTCTATGCAAGAAGCTATTGCGCTTAGTGGTATGTTTATAAATAAAGGTCCCGTTTCTGTAATTAGAGATAATAAGGACAATCGTTATACCTTTAGAGACCCAAGTCGTGGCACTTTTTTTAATAAACCAATAGTAGTATTAATTAATAATTATAGTGCATCTGCTTCCGAGTTTTTTTCAAGTACAATGCAAGATTATAATAGAGCCATTCTTGTGGGTTCTACCACTCATGGTAAATCTAGTGCACAAGTAATTCTTCCGCTAAGCGAAAACCAAAACTTAGGTTATAGTAAAATTACTGTCGAATCCTTTTACAGAGTTACCGGAAAAAGTTTACAATCAAAAGGTGTAATTCCGGATATAGAATTACCTTCTATTTATGATGGATTTAAGTTTAATGAAATAGATAAACCTTACGCTTTAACCAATGACACAATTCAAGTAAAGCTAAAACATATTCCGCTTCCAAAAATAAATTTCACCAATCTAAAATCAAAAAGTAGTACTCGTGTACAAAGTAGTGCCGATTTTACATTAATAAAAAATGCGAATGAAAAGCTATTAGAAAATTATTATGGTTCCACATCTTATAGTTTAACAATAGATAACATTTATAACCATGAGCAAGCATATAAAACCATGTGGCAATCTGTTTTTAATACTAAAGAAAAGGAAGCAAAATTAGTAGTTTTTAATTCCAGTTCTACCACAGAATTATTAAGCTATAGCGAAACCGAAAAAACGAATAATGAACAGCTATTAGGCAATTTGTCAAAAGATATTTATATTCACGAAGCCTATTTAATATTAACAGATTTATTAAATCCTAACCATTAATATATGAACAACTTTACTAAATTTTTTATTGGAATTCTTTTATGTTTTACAACGCTAAATAGTACGGCTCAAAAATTTGATAACCCTTCGGATTACTTAACTTTTGTTGGCGATGAATTAGAAGTTATTGCCAAAAACAATTGGAAATACACCAAAGCTGTAGCACACAGTAAAAACGATAAAAACATTTCAAGCAAACGTAAAGTTTTAATTAAATCGGTAGAAAGAGCGTACCAAAAGATACAAAAAGCCGAAGGTTATGATGGCGACGAATATAAAAACCAAGTATTAAAGCATTTAACATTTAATAAGAATATATTAAATAATGATTATGCCGAAATTGTAGACATGAAAGCCATTGCAGAAGAATCTTATGATTTAATGGAAGCTTACATTCTAGCACAAGAAATGGCGGATGAGAAAATGGAACAAGCACAAGCAGAATATGAAAATAACTTTTATACTTTTGCTAAAAAACACGATATCAATATAATTGAAAGTGACTCTGATTTAAGTAAAAAAATGAAAATTTCTGGAGAAGTATTCAATCATTATAATGCGTTGTATCTTGTCTTTTTTAAAGTATATATTAATGAAATCTATTTAATGGACGCTCTAGAACAAAATGATATTAGTGCCATTCAGCAAAACACAAATGCACTAAGCCAATCTGCAAAAGAAGGATTAACCATTTTAGAAAGCGCTACTTTATATAAAAACGACCCTTCTATAGTAAAGGCTACCAAAGCAATATTTGAGTTTTTTATTGACGAAGCAGATAATAAAATACCGCAACAATTAGATTTTCTTGTGCTAAATGAAGATATGGAAACCATAAGTAATACCTTAGAAAAAACACCAGAGAAAAAACGCACTAAAAAGCAAATTGACGATTATAACGATAAGGTAAAACAAATCAACAAAGCAGTAAAAAACTATAATAAAGTAAATACAGAATTAAATAACAAACGTGAAAAAGTATTTAATGCCTTAGATTTAACTAAAGAGAAATTTTTAGACAAACACATTCCAAAGGATTAATGATTTTTTTTAAATTTGTAACAATAAATAAATAATTAAATTTTTCGCTTTCGCGGAAACAAAAATAAGATTAAGATGGGAAGAGCTTTCGAATTTAGAAAAGCACGTAAAATGAAACGTTGGTCGGCTATGAGTAAAGCCTTTACACGTATTGGTAAAGACATTGTAATGGCTGTTAAAGAAGGTGGTCCAGATCCAGCAAGTAACTCACGTTTAAGGGCCGTTATTCAAAATGCAAAGGCTGTAAACATGCCTAAAGACAATGTAGAACGTGCTATTAAAAAAGCAAGCGATAAAAGTCTAGGAGATTATAAAGAAGTAATTTTTGAAGGCTATGCACCGCACGGAATTGCGGTTTTAGTAGAAACTGCAACAGATAATAATACACGTACCGTTGCAGATGTAAGAAGCTATTTTAATAAATGTGATGGTAGTTTAGGTACTTCAGGTTCTGTAGTATTTATGTTTGATCATACTTGTAATTTTAGAATTGAAGCCGAAGGACTAGATCCGGAAGAATTAGAATTAGAATTTATTGACTTTGGTGCAGAAGAAGTTTTTGCTGATGATGATGGTATTTTAATCTATGCTCCCTTTGAAAGTTTTGGTGCTATACAAGCAGAACTAGAATCTCGTGGTATTGAAATTCTTTCTTCTGGCTTTGAACGTATTCCACAAGTAACTAAAAAACTTACTCCAGAAGAAGCTGCAGATGTAGAAAAACTTCTAGAGAAATTAGATGATAATGATGATGTACAAAACGTATATCATACCATGGAAGAATCTACAGAAGAATAAATGAATAAGAGGTCTTGACCTCTTAACTAGATTTAACAATCTACAATTTTATTATTCTATATTAGTTAGAACCTGAAACGATTTCAGGTAAGTAAAAAAAACTTTAAGAAAACCTAAACACCATTGTTTAGGTTTTTTTTTGTAACATTATATACTGTAATTCGTTATAATAAAAACCATATCTATGAAATTTAAATATCTACTCTCCTTTCTTTTCGTAATCCTATTTCAATTTTCAATACAAGCACAAACCGTTTCTGGTAAAGTTTTATCTTCTACAAATGAAGAAATCCCTTTTGCAACCATTCAAATAGGGTCTGATTATGGGGTTATCTCTAATGAAGAAGGAGGTTTTTCTATAGATACTGATGGTTTTTCAGCAACAGATATAGTTATAATTTCCTGCTTAGGTTTTGAAAATTTAACCATGGATGTAAAGAGTTTTAGTTCTAATGATTATATTTTAAAGGAAAGAATGGAAGAACTTTCCGAAGTTTTTATAAGCAATAAAAAACTTACTGTTGAAGAAATTTTACAAAACGTACAAACCAATATTGCTAGTAATTATAATGTCAACAACCAAAGTGAAATTTTCTTTAGAACGACAGCATTCATTACCTCTAAAAAAGTAGAATTTAAAATTTTAAAAGCAACCGAACTTCCAAAAAGTAAAATTAAAGCGATCAACTCCGAGTTTGAAAATTTACGTAAAGGATCAGAAAATAAAACATCTTCCAATTATAATGACTTGCTTTTAAACTATTCAAAATTTAACGATACTAGTAAAATCAATATTATAAAAGCAACCAAACTGATTAATGAGTCCAAAGATAAATCAGCAGATAAACTACAAAAAGATTTGGAAGCATTAATAATGAAACAATTAGATACTAATGCGACTTACAAAGTCAAATCTGGTATTTTTAAAGTAGATGACTCTCTAAAAGTAGTAAACAATTCCAATACCAAATCTACAGATTCTATTAAAACCCAATATATAAAACAATCCCTTTCTAATATTCTTAAAAAGAATACCATAGAAGAAGAAAATTCCTATTTTAGTTTTATATTTAATTTAAATAAAAACAATTATAAACTTGAAGGGATAACGTATTTAAATGAAAACTCTATCTATAAAATTAGCTTCACTCCTAAAAGGAAAAGCGAAATATTTAAAGGTATTATATATGTAAATACAGACGATTTTGCTATTGTGAAAATAGATTATGAATTAGGTGAAGGTAGGCTTGGATATAGTATTAACGTAAAAGCATTATTAGGTTTTAAAATGTCAGAAAATAAAATAAATGGTTCTGTTTTTTACAAAAAAGATGACTCTGGATTCTATAATATACAATATATAAAAAGCGAAAAAGAAATCTATATGTATATGTCGAGACCTTTTAAGCTTATAAAAAACAAAGAAAATGAGGACGATGATAAAAATGTATTGAAGTTTGATTTTACTACTGAAAATATTATTACCACAAAAAAAGAAATATACTTTACAAAAAACAGTTTAAATACGGAAACAACATTTAATCAGTTCGAAAATTCGGAAACCTATTTTATAGAAAAAATTAAAGCATATGATCCAGAAATATGGAAAAATCATAATGTAATTGCTCCTGTAAAAGCCATAGAAAATTATCATTTAGAATAGATTTCTCTTGTTATTTAGTAAATCGATTAAATATAAAGCATGTCCATGAAATTTAAAAATATCCTTTTCTTTCTTTTGCTAAGCATTTTTAGCTTTTTTAAAATAGAAGCACAAACCATTTCTGGAAAAGTAATATCTTCTTCCAATGAGGAAATTCCTTTTGCTACCATTCAAATAGGGAATGATTATGGTGTTATTTCTAATGAAGAAGGAAACTTTTCTATAGAAACGAAAGGTTTTATAGCAACAGACTCTGTTACCATTTCCTGTTTGGGTTTCGAAAAAAACGCCTTTATTCTAGAAGATTTCACATCTAAAGAGTATGTGCTAAACGAAAAATTGAATGAACTTTCAGAAGTATTTTTAAACCATACAGCGCTATCTGCAGACTCTATTATGTTTTATGTAAATGCGAACTTAAAAACGAATTATAAATTAGACCTCAATGATTTTAAAGTCTTTAGCAGAAAAACAGATTATATTGTTGGTGATTTAGCAGATTTCAAAATTAAAAAATCCACAGGCTTTAAACGAAAACAACTGAAAGCATTTAATGATGATTTTGATAAGCTAGAAACTTCTTTAGTAAATAATAAATCGAAACAATACACAGACTTTGTAGGTTCTTTAAAAGTTTTAGATAAAGATAATGCCAAACTAGAGGTAGAAAAAGCGATTAGCTTACGGGATGAAAAGAACAACCAATCTATGGAAAGTCTAGCAGAACGCGGACAAGATATAGTGATGAAACATCTAGATAAAGACAAGATGTATACCGTTAAATCTGGTTTTTTTAAAGTCACAGATTCTGCTACTGTAAATAAAGAAGAAATTAAGAAAAGACAAGACACAGTAAACACGCTTCGATATGCGAAAAACGAAACGTTTAACATGATAAAGAATAGTAGTTTTTCTAATCCAGATGCGAAACTAGATTTTGTTACTAACACTAGAAAATATAAATATTCCCTTAAAGATGTCACTTTTTTAGACAGTGAAATGGTGTATATTATAGCGTTTAAACCAAAAAGATCTTCTGCTTTATACACAGGAAGCCTATATGTTTCTAATGATACATTTGCTGTAATTAGAGCAGATTATGATTTTTATGAAAACCGAATTGGTGATAAATTAAATCTGAGACTTTTATTAGGAATAAAATACATTGAAAAAAACAAGAAAGGTATTGTTGTCTATAAAAAATGGGACGATAATTTCTACTATCCTAGTTATATAAACACACAAATAGATCGCTACTTCTATGTAAACAGACCTATTAAGTTTATTGAAAATGACAATTCTAGAAATAAAGTAGCTTTTAACTTTAAAATTGAAGGTACTTTTAAAGGTAAATCTGAATTGTTAATTATTTCTAGAAGTGATTTGCAAACTACTGATTTTACTAACTATACAGAAAAAACTAGAATAGATTATGAAAACCCTAAAGCCTACGATGCCACAATTTGGAGCGATTACAATGTTTTAGAACCTTTAAATGATATGAAAAACTTTAAGATAGAATCTGAAGAAGAAAACTAAAAAAAGCTACATCAACTGGAGTTAAAATAGCTTTTGTTAGTAGTATGCTAATGTTTCTTTTTAGGGACATATCGTTTACTTTATGTTTCACTAGTTTCCTACTAGTTTATTAATTTCAAATATTATGCCAAAATAATACACCATTGCACAAGCACAGTTAGTTGGTGGTTTTCTACTTTTAATTCCCAATGCACACAGATGGCATTTTTTAAAGAATACTTTAAAGCATCCGTTTTAAAATTTGAAACTAATTGTGCTTCATCTACTGTATTATCTACGATGGTATAATTGGGTCCTGTGATAGAAAACTTTCTTGCAATATATCCGGAAGTTGCATTGGCTAGGGTCCAAGGAAAAATTCCAGGATTTGCAAAACGCGGACTATGCTCTAAAGCGTTTTCCCAAAAAGCAATAGAAGAAAAAGTTCCTGCATTAGAAGATATCAAGTAAACCGCAGATTGATTTCCATAAAACTCAAAATCTTGTTCCGCAGAAATAACGTCGACAAAATGGGTTGCTAAATCTGCTTCCGTTTTCCCTGTAGCTTGGTATGTATTCCAGTTTAATTCCATGATGAAAATAAGGTTATAGAATTTAATCCTCCAAAAGCATAACCACAATTCAGTACTTTATCGACTTTGGTTAAAACAGGTTTCTTCGGAATACGAATATCAAATTCGGCATTGGTATAATTAAGCGTATGCGGAATGGTTTGATGCTGAATAGAAAGCACAGAAACGATAGCTTCAATTGCTGTGGAAGCACCTAATGTATGTCCGATTTTAGGTTTAATACTAGAAACATACGGTGAATGTGTATCAAACACTTTTGCTATTGCTTGAGCTTCCGATTGATCGGACAATTTGGTTCCAGTTCCATGTGCAGAAATCCAATCGATTTGCGAAGGTTTCAAATTATTTGTTTTTAAAAGTTGCTGAAAACAGTTGATAATTCCGGAAGAATCCGGTTTTGGAGCTGTTGGATGATAGGCATCACAAGACAAAGCACAATCGTCTAAAACAGCAAGGAAATTCGCATTTCTCTTGGTTGCATTTTCTACTTTTTCTAAAACTAAAAAACCAGCACCTTCGCCTAAAATCATTCCATCCCGATTCGCATCAAAAGGTTTACAAATCCCGGAAGGACTCATCGCTCTACTCCTACTAAAACCTGTCATTGCAATTTTAGAAAAAGGATCTACTCCACCAACAATAGCCATAGAAATTTCTCCTTTTTGTAAAGCATCCATTCCCGCTTTAAGCGCATAATTTCCAGCTGCACAAGCGGTTGCGAAACATTGAAATTTATCTATTGCAGGATACTTTTTCATCAAGCGTTTACAAATTCCGAAACCAGTATACGCTTCCGGAATTAGTGTTTGTTTATTTTCTGCTATAGCTTCAAAAGCAGCAGATTCTCCCATAGTAGTTCCTAGAAATAAACCCCATTTTTCTGTTTTTGAACAGTTCGCTTGTTTTATAGCTTGCTCTATTGCTGCAACAGAAAAATGAAATCCTCGCTGTAAAGGATCACATTCTATATTTTCTACGCGACTTGCATGGATATATTTAAAATCGGAATGTTTTAAATCTTCCCAGTTTTTAATACCAGAACTATCGTTTAATAGTGCATTCCAGAAATCCGTGATATTATTTGCTAACGAACAAACAACACCTAATCCAGTAACTGCTATTTCATTAGTGTTGTACATTATGAATGTATTCTGCCATTAGATTTACTGTCGCAATTTGTGACCAATCTGTATCTGGAATTTCTATTCTATACTCCTGTTCTATTCTGGCAACAAACTCTGCCATATCTAAAGAATCGACACCCAATTCTTCTTTAAAATTAGAGTCATTAGAATCGATTTCCAATTTAGGTTTCACATCTCTAAAATGCGTTAAAATGGTATTTATAATAATATTTTTCATGGATATGTTTTTATAGTATTAGCTAATAATGCGGTTTCTTTGGAAGAATAAATTGGTGCTAACGGATCTCCAATTAATCTATAGTGTGTATATGACGAAAGATTTTTTGGTGTTGCTTGAATAACTAATTCTGCAATAGTGCTTGCGCCTCCTAATAATGCTTTGGTAATACCAACAGACCACCTGGTATTGTCTGTATGTAAAGTACTGTCTACTGCACCAAATGTAACCGCCGTTTTTCCATCTAAAACCAATTGCTCACAAAAGGAGATTTCTGTATTTTTTCTACTCGCAGTTTTACAACATAAGGATAGCAAAGCTCCAACAGGTTTTGATTTTTTATTTTCAAAATGATGCGAACGCAAACCATAATAGCCCACCCAACCAATAGGTCTGCCATGTCCGAAATAGGTTGCTAATCCGATTCCGCTTTCCAAACCTGCAATCATACTTTCTCGAAATAGTAAATCACTACTCCATTTGTAGGACAACAAACTTGGTGTTTTCAAAATAGTGGCCATACGATCTACAATTCTGACAAACCTAGGATGCTTTTGTGAAAGTAAAGCGATAGCACATTGTTCTTGTTTTCTGCCATGCACTTCATCAATAGTTTTAGAAAAGGTAAAGAGATCTTCACTATTTCTAATGGGCAACCAAGCAATCGGTATTTTTTTATTTTCCATGGTTTTAATAAATGGAAACTTTAATGCGTTTTTTGGAAAGCATTTCGCATCACCAATTAATAATACGGCATCTTGATTTTTAACTTGACTTTGAATCTGATTATAACTTGGTCTTGCATCATAATCAATCACATGCACCTCTATATGATGCTTTATATATGTACTTTTAAGCAACATAAAATTTTCTTCCGATTTGGCATCGGAAGAAAATTGTGGTTTTACAATTAAAATGGTTTTATGCTGCTTTAGCTTCATCTACAAAAGGTTGAAATCTGTTAATATCTGTTCCTGTTTGTCCTAATAAACGTGCTCTAACAAAGTATTGCATTAAAATCTGACCTTGTTGCTCTTCGTTAAAATCATGAATAGATGTGGCATTGTCCAAAACCGTTTCTCCTCCAGCTCCAGTAAATATCCCTTGAGAAGCTCCAATCAACGTTGTAGATGGCGGTGTTCCAACTGGTGCAAAAAATGCATTTGGAATATTAATCCCTACATCCGCTGGACCTTCATTATAGCCATAATTATAACCTGCTCCCACCAATTGTGCCGCAACAGCATGTGCTAAATAAACTGGTCCGGTATTTTGATTTTGCCAAACATGCGTTAATTCATGCACTAGTGTCGCTCTACTAAAATCATCATCTACATCAAAATTGATTAAGTTTCCTGTTACAAAAGCACGAGAATCTGGATTTCTAGTGACAAAATCTTGAACACCAAAAACAATATCATTTAACGCTACTTCTTTTGCAATGAATGTATTATTCCAATCGATGCCATCTCCAAAAACAAAACGACCATCTGCTTCTTCTGCCGCCGTTAAACTTCTATAACTACCAAGCATTTCAAAAAGAATAGATATTGTAGTACCAAGCATTCCTGTACTCACTTCGAAGGCTGCCTCTAGCATATCATCAATAGACTCTCCTAATTCTCTAAGCGTTTCCGTTACTTCTTCTACAAATTCTTCACCGGTATCTAAAACGGACTGATAAATATCCTGAATAGAATTTCCTACATCTCTAGCTGCGGCAATAAAGAGATCGAGGGTTTGATCTGGGTGCAACATGACTTCGGTTAATAAAGTAGCTAAACCAACTCCTGCTGCTAAAGCACCAATAACTACTTCTCGCATGATTTCAAAAGTTTTATTGGCAACCCAAGCAATTAATCCTGCTATTGCACTTGCTGCTCTTAAAGCGCCTTCTACAAATTTTCGAATACCAGGAATAAAATCATTTTCTAGATAATTAAGTACATAACTAATAGAGTTACCTATTCGTTCTGTTGCTTCTCCTAAAAACTCTAAAGCGGCATCACCAACAGCAATTGCCCAATCGATAACTTCAGAAATTCGACTTCCTATATCTTCGACGAGTTCTAAAAGTTTATCAAAAATAGCATCTGCTTGTTCTAAAGCCCAATCCATAACTTCTGTAATGGATTCCTTTACAAAACGAATTGCTAAAATGGATTGTCTCCAAATTTCGGAAGCTAAATCTTCACCTCTAGCAATTAGCCATTCAAAAATATCTCCAACAGGACCTAAAGCTTGTAAGATGCCATTCACTATTTTTCGGAACACATAATAGGTTTCTTCAATTACGGACTCTAAAATATCTGCAATTGTAGCTCCTGCAGCAATCGCAGCTTCAATAAGCCTTGCTGCACTTCTGTATGTAAATGCAATCATGGCCTTCGTGAATTCGGCTATTTGTCGTCCAATTTCTAACATGGCTTGTATGGTTTCCTTTAATAAGTCCACCGTTAAATCAAACACATCCTTTAAAATGTTTACCATAGATTTACCAAGCTCAAAAGCAGCTTCTACAATTTTTTTAATTGCGACCACACTTTGAGTTGCTATGGTTTGAATTAATTCTACTAATGTTTTTCCGGCAGCAAGTAAGCCTTCTACAATTTTGGTAGCTAATTCTTTTGTGGTTGTAATTACAAAGTCTGTAAATTCTACTAATGCAGTTCCAATTTCTGAAGCAGCTCTTACTACTTCACTAACGAAGTCTGCTGCGGCATTTGCGGTTTCCTGAATAATTTCCGTTAAGGTATTTCCTAATTCGGTGAAAGCTCTAACCACTTCATTTACTAAATCTCTAGGACGCGTAACTAAGGTTACTAAGATAGAACCTATGGTTTCCCCTATTTCTAAGAGTACTCGAACGGTATTTCGAATTAGCGTAAGTCCAAATTGAAATGCTTGATTTAAAATATTACCAATTTCTTTACCAATACGAATTAAGGCTTCTACTCCAGCTTTAACAAATTCGTATGTTTTTGTTGCTAACCATTTTAGTAAATCTGCTAAAACTTCACCTAATTGATCGATAGCCTTAATTACAGATTCAATGATATCTTTAGCAAAAGCAAAAACATCTTCTAATATTTCAATAAATGTTTTTCCTATAAGTTGTATTGCTTCGACAAACTTTTTAACTACAGAAAAAGTGTACTCTGCGGCTGCTTTTAAGATTTTCCAAATTTCTTGACCT is drawn from Lacinutrix sp. WUR7 and contains these coding sequences:
- a CDS encoding beta-ketoacyl-[acyl-carrier-protein] synthase family protein, producing MYNTNEIAVTGLGVVCSLANNITDFWNALLNDSSGIKNWEDLKHSDFKYIHASRVENIECDPLQRGFHFSVAAIEQAIKQANCSKTEKWGLFLGTTMGESAAFEAIAENKQTLIPEAYTGFGICKRLMKKYPAIDKFQCFATACAAGNYALKAGMDALQKGEISMAIVGGVDPFSKIAMTGFSRSRAMSPSGICKPFDANRDGMILGEGAGFLVLEKVENATKRNANFLAVLDDCALSCDAYHPTAPKPDSSGIINCFQQLLKTNNLKPSQIDWISAHGTGTKLSDQSEAQAIAKVFDTHSPYVSSIKPKIGHTLGASTAIEAIVSVLSIQHQTIPHTLNYTNAEFDIRIPKKPVLTKVDKVLNCGYAFGGLNSITLFSSWN
- a CDS encoding C25 family cysteine peptidase, with product MKLKQHKTILIVKPQFSSDAKSEENFMLLKSTYIKHHIEVHVIDYDARPSYNQIQSQVKNQDAVLLIGDAKCFPKNALKFPFIKTMENKKIPIAWLPIRNSEDLFTFSKTIDEVHGRKQEQCAIALLSQKHPRFVRIVDRMATILKTPSLLSYKWSSDLLFRESMIAGLESGIGLATYFGHGRPIGWVGYYGLRSHHFENKKSKPVGALLSLCCKTASRKNTEISFCEQLVLDGKTAVTFGAVDSTLHTDNTRWSVGITKALLGGASTIAELVIQATPKNLSSYTHYRLIGDPLAPIYSSKETALLANTIKTYP
- a CDS encoding acyl carrier protein is translated as MKNIIINTILTHFRDVKPKLEIDSNDSNFKEELGVDSLDMAEFVARIEQEYRIEIPDTDWSQIATVNLMAEYIHNVQH
- a CDS encoding YebC/PmpR family DNA-binding transcriptional regulator, with the translated sequence MGRAFEFRKARKMKRWSAMSKAFTRIGKDIVMAVKEGGPDPASNSRLRAVIQNAKAVNMPKDNVERAIKKASDKSLGDYKEVIFEGYAPHGIAVLVETATDNNTRTVADVRSYFNKCDGSLGTSGSVVFMFDHTCNFRIEAEGLDPEELELEFIDFGAEEVFADDDGILIYAPFESFGAIQAELESRGIEILSSGFERIPQVTKKLTPEEAADVEKLLEKLDDNDDVQNVYHTMEESTEE
- a CDS encoding carboxypeptidase-like regulatory domain-containing protein, translated to MKFKNILFFLLLSIFSFFKIEAQTISGKVISSSNEEIPFATIQIGNDYGVISNEEGNFSIETKGFIATDSVTISCLGFEKNAFILEDFTSKEYVLNEKLNELSEVFLNHTALSADSIMFYVNANLKTNYKLDLNDFKVFSRKTDYIVGDLADFKIKKSTGFKRKQLKAFNDDFDKLETSLVNNKSKQYTDFVGSLKVLDKDNAKLEVEKAISLRDEKNNQSMESLAERGQDIVMKHLDKDKMYTVKSGFFKVTDSATVNKEEIKKRQDTVNTLRYAKNETFNMIKNSSFSNPDAKLDFVTNTRKYKYSLKDVTFLDSEMVYIIAFKPKRSSALYTGSLYVSNDTFAVIRADYDFYENRIGDKLNLRLLLGIKYIEKNKKGIVVYKKWDDNFYYPSYINTQIDRYFYVNRPIKFIENDNSRNKVAFNFKIEGTFKGKSELLIISRSDLQTTDFTNYTEKTRIDYENPKAYDATIWSDYNVLEPLNDMKNFKIESEEEN
- a CDS encoding carboxy terminal-processing peptidase, with amino-acid sequence MNKTLLYFFILCIPILSTAQNNLFCKQVSALDSLIKAEHYKAKTTNDTLSKHVFNLFIDHLDSDKRFFIKNDITNFKTDQFQIDDYVKNNNCSFIEKYVEVLTQRIEQSIQYLENLKQQKLDYSGKDVLKFSQDKDASIYQNKEESKKYWSKKVRYLLVLDALDQDSILENAKANFKIFESKNKEKIIDNQICLLHEILNQNGGIYSFVTENFLNAYIQYQDPNSTFFNETDKTLFENSLAIQQETFGILTKKTKNGEIVISQIIPGSAAFKNGSFEEDDVIKSLTSKNNNLQIHCIKNEDVISFLNNKENQTVRFKVKKKNASIVEIDLTKTILKVEENSITGYLVGEANTFGYIKIPSFYTNLESYNKRGLTADFAKELYKLQKENIQGLIIDLRFNGGGSMQEAIALSGMFINKGPVSVIRDNKDNRYTFRDPSRGTFFNKPIVVLINNYSASASEFFSSTMQDYNRAILVGSTTHGKSSAQVILPLSENQNLGYSKITVESFYRVTGKSLQSKGVIPDIELPSIYDGFKFNEIDKPYALTNDTIQVKLKHIPLPKINFTNLKSKSSTRVQSSADFTLIKNANEKLLENYYGSTSYSLTIDNIYNHEQAYKTMWQSVFNTKEKEAKLVVFNSSSTTELLSYSETEKTNNEQLLGNLSKDIYIHEAYLILTDLLNPNH